The following are from one region of the Rhodopirellula sp. P2 genome:
- the clpB gene encoding ATP-dependent chaperone ClpB has product MAFRIDKLTTQAQNVVAEAQAQATSAGNAEIDPLHVLSAAVNQRDGITTPLLEKINVDVSKLKSLLVSELEKLPNASGMGQARVSAKLQAALEASATSAESLKDEYVSTEHLLVGLARTDNKAKNLLSLLGVSENDLLTAMSQIRGSARVTDPNAESTYQALEKFGIDLTQLAQSGKLDPVIGRDNEIRRVIQVLSRRTKNNPVLIGQPGVGKTAIAEGLALRIFEGDVPQSLKGKKVVSLDMGSLVAGAKFRGDFEERLKSVLREVKDSDGKVILFIDELHLVVGAGNAEGSADAANLLKPELARGALRCIGATTLDEYRQHIEKDAALERRFQPVFVGEPNVEDTVAILRGLKPRYESHHGVRITDSALVAAANLSDRYIADRFLPDKAIDLIDEAASRLAMEKESVPEPIDRLQRRLRQLELVHRQLVDEQEASAVEKRVDVEAEMEAAKAELASLKEQWETEKMGLDDVQSVRQEVDQLQHRFAQLDAEAKEKQLRGESPEDAYSEMLQVQSRLRELQARIDEAEKRDESAQEESDGPVDEKRRLLRKEVTEEEIAEVVSTWTGVPVTRMMETERAKLLVMEERLHQRVVGQDEAVTAVSDAVRRSRSGLQDPNRPIGSFLFLGPTGVGKTELCKALAEVMFDDDSAMVRIDMSEFMERHSVSRLIGAPPGYVGYEEGGKLTEAVRRRPYAVILLDEMEKAHPDVFNILLQVLDDGRLTDGQGRTVNFTNTVVVMTSNVGSQVIQRVTEEGGGEDEMRAAVEEALKARFLPEFLNRIDDTVIFHPLQQTQIRRIVELQLEELRTRLAANSLSVEISEAAIDQIAEVGYDPAYGARPLKRVIQREIQNPLASAILKNSYPEGTVIKIDHNGDGFVFSS; this is encoded by the coding sequence ATGGCCTTTCGAATCGACAAACTCACAACTCAAGCTCAAAACGTGGTCGCTGAGGCGCAAGCCCAGGCCACTTCCGCCGGCAATGCCGAGATTGATCCACTGCATGTTCTTTCCGCAGCGGTGAACCAGCGAGATGGAATCACAACGCCATTGCTGGAAAAGATCAACGTGGACGTTTCCAAACTGAAGTCGTTGCTGGTGAGCGAATTGGAAAAGCTTCCCAACGCATCCGGCATGGGCCAGGCACGTGTGTCGGCGAAACTGCAAGCGGCGCTCGAAGCCTCGGCGACTTCCGCTGAATCGTTGAAGGACGAGTACGTCAGCACCGAGCATCTGCTCGTCGGTTTGGCTCGCACCGACAACAAGGCCAAGAACCTGTTGTCGTTGTTGGGCGTTTCGGAAAACGATCTGCTCACAGCGATGAGCCAGATTCGTGGTTCGGCTCGTGTGACAGATCCCAACGCGGAATCGACGTATCAAGCCCTTGAGAAATTCGGCATCGACCTGACCCAGTTGGCTCAGAGTGGCAAGTTGGACCCTGTCATTGGACGCGACAACGAGATCCGTCGTGTGATTCAGGTTCTCTCGCGTCGCACCAAGAACAACCCTGTGCTGATTGGCCAACCGGGCGTGGGGAAAACGGCGATCGCAGAAGGATTGGCCCTCCGCATCTTTGAAGGCGATGTGCCGCAAAGCTTGAAAGGCAAGAAGGTGGTTTCCCTGGACATGGGGTCCTTGGTCGCCGGAGCCAAGTTCCGCGGTGACTTCGAAGAACGATTGAAATCGGTGCTTCGAGAAGTCAAGGATTCCGATGGCAAGGTGATTCTGTTCATCGACGAATTGCACTTGGTCGTCGGTGCTGGCAATGCCGAAGGTTCAGCCGACGCAGCAAACTTGCTCAAGCCCGAGTTGGCACGCGGAGCGCTGCGTTGTATCGGTGCCACGACGTTGGATGAGTATCGACAGCACATCGAAAAGGACGCCGCGCTGGAGCGGCGGTTCCAGCCTGTGTTTGTGGGCGAGCCCAATGTGGAAGACACCGTCGCGATTCTGCGAGGGCTGAAGCCTCGTTATGAATCGCACCACGGTGTTCGGATCACAGACAGTGCGTTGGTTGCCGCCGCCAATCTATCGGATCGTTACATCGCGGATCGATTCCTGCCGGACAAAGCGATCGACTTGATCGACGAAGCCGCCAGTCGTTTGGCGATGGAGAAGGAAAGTGTGCCTGAACCGATCGATCGTTTGCAGCGACGCCTTCGCCAATTGGAACTGGTTCACCGTCAGTTGGTGGACGAGCAAGAGGCTTCTGCGGTCGAAAAACGCGTCGATGTGGAAGCAGAGATGGAAGCCGCCAAGGCGGAGTTGGCCAGTTTGAAAGAACAGTGGGAAACCGAGAAGATGGGCTTGGACGATGTCCAGTCCGTTCGCCAAGAAGTCGATCAGTTGCAGCATCGTTTTGCGCAGTTGGATGCGGAAGCCAAAGAGAAGCAACTCCGAGGTGAGAGTCCCGAAGACGCCTACAGTGAGATGTTGCAGGTGCAGTCGCGGCTTCGTGAGTTGCAGGCTCGAATTGATGAGGCTGAAAAACGCGATGAGTCAGCGCAAGAAGAAAGCGACGGTCCTGTGGACGAAAAACGTCGTCTGCTTCGCAAGGAGGTGACAGAGGAAGAGATCGCTGAGGTTGTCAGCACGTGGACCGGCGTTCCCGTCACTCGCATGATGGAAACCGAGCGGGCCAAGTTGTTGGTGATGGAAGAGCGATTGCATCAACGTGTGGTTGGCCAGGATGAAGCGGTCACCGCCGTGTCGGACGCGGTCCGTCGCAGTCGCAGTGGTTTGCAAGACCCCAATCGTCCGATTGGATCGTTCCTGTTCTTGGGCCCCACTGGTGTCGGGAAAACGGAGCTTTGCAAGGCGTTGGCAGAAGTCATGTTCGATGACGATTCCGCAATGGTTCGGATCGACATGAGTGAGTTCATGGAACGGCACAGTGTCTCTCGTTTGATCGGTGCCCCTCCCGGTTATGTTGGCTACGAAGAGGGTGGCAAATTGACCGAGGCTGTGCGGCGGCGTCCGTACGCGGTGATCTTGCTCGATGAGATGGAGAAGGCTCACCCGGACGTCTTCAATATCTTGTTGCAGGTGCTCGACGATGGACGACTGACGGACGGGCAAGGCCGAACGGTGAACTTCACCAACACGGTGGTTGTGATGACCAGCAATGTTGGCAGCCAAGTGATCCAACGGGTCACGGAGGAAGGCGGCGGCGAAGACGAAATGCGTGCGGCGGTCGAGGAAGCCTTGAAGGCCAGGTTCTTGCCGGAGTTCCTCAACCGGATCGACGACACGGTGATCTTTCATCCGTTGCAACAAACACAAATTCGACGGATTGTGGAGTTGCAACTCGAGGAGCTTCGGACGCGACTGGCAGCCAACAGTTTGTCGGTCGAGATTTCGGAAGCCGCGATCGATCAGATCGCGGAAGTGGGATACGACCCCGCCTATGGCGCACGCCCTCTCAAGCGTGTGATCCAGCGCGAGATCCAAAACCCGCTTGCATCCGCGATCTTGAAGAACAGTTATCCGGAGGGGACGGTGATCAAGATCGATCACAATGGCGACGGATTTGTGTTCTCGAGCTGA
- a CDS encoding YceI family protein: MLQRFALLLTLVCASSVVVSAAEQPAFDAEKSKLSFTGSKPDGKHDGGFKKFTADVTLNVEEPNKGSLKIEIDATSLWSDADKLTNHLKNPDFFDVRKYPKITFESTKIEHDPSQDKVNIVGKLTMLGKTVEVTIPSMPKLTEDMLVLAANFDIDRTKWGMNYGKGKIDDKVAIQALLVFKR, from the coding sequence ATGTTGCAACGTTTTGCCTTGCTGTTGACGCTGGTTTGCGCTTCTTCCGTGGTTGTTTCCGCCGCGGAACAGCCCGCATTTGATGCTGAAAAATCGAAGCTCTCTTTCACTGGTTCCAAGCCGGATGGCAAGCATGATGGTGGCTTCAAGAAGTTCACCGCTGATGTGACTTTGAATGTGGAGGAACCCAACAAGGGCTCGCTCAAGATTGAAATCGATGCGACGAGTCTTTGGTCCGACGCTGACAAGCTGACCAATCACCTGAAGAATCCTGACTTCTTTGACGTTCGGAAATACCCCAAAATCACGTTCGAATCGACCAAGATTGAGCATGACCCTTCTCAAGACAAAGTGAACATTGTCGGGAAGCTGACCATGCTCGGCAAAACGGTCGAAGTCACGATTCCTTCGATGCCAAAGCTGACCGAAGACATGTTGGTCTTGGCCGCGAACTTTGACATTGATCGAACCAAGTGGGGCATGAACTACGGCAAGGGCAAGATTGACGACAAGGTTGCCATTCAAGCTCTCTTGGTCTTCAAGCGATAA
- a CDS encoding type II toxin-antitoxin system ParD family antitoxin — MSLSLTPEQSSFVESCVGTGRFQSASEVVRAGLRLLADQEAIRLAELEAVKNLVQAGADSIDRGELLDSTEFFTSLREKYSASGG; from the coding sequence ATGTCCCTATCGCTGACGCCCGAACAATCATCGTTTGTCGAGTCGTGTGTTGGTACTGGCCGATTTCAGTCGGCAAGTGAAGTCGTTCGTGCTGGTCTTCGACTGCTCGCGGATCAAGAAGCGATCAGGCTTGCTGAGCTAGAGGCGGTTAAAAATCTGGTTCAAGCTGGAGCCGATTCCATTGATCGTGGTGAACTGCTTGACTCGACTGAATTCTTCACGTCTCTTCGCGAAAAGTACTCGGCTTCGGGCGGCTAA
- a CDS encoding type II toxin-antitoxin system RelE/ParE family toxin — protein sequence MEIQLSKAAANDIREIETYTLSKFGASQTLDFLGKLEDALTLISTQSAMGTLRPEFDPPNHQFRYQAILRSFVVVYEEHEGRLRVARIIHGSRNLLSELLRECGDGTE from the coding sequence ATGGAAATTCAACTTTCGAAGGCTGCCGCGAACGACATTCGGGAAATTGAAACGTACACGCTGTCGAAGTTTGGCGCGTCGCAAACGCTCGACTTTCTAGGAAAGCTCGAAGACGCTCTGACGCTCATCTCGACGCAGTCGGCAATGGGAACGCTTCGTCCAGAATTTGACCCGCCAAATCACCAGTTTCGCTATCAAGCTATTTTGAGAAGCTTTGTCGTGGTTTACGAGGAGCATGAAGGTCGTCTTCGCGTGGCTCGGATCATCCACGGATCTCGCAACCTGCTTTCGGAGCTTTTGCGCGAATGCGGTGATGGAACGGAATGA
- a CDS encoding UTP--glucose-1-phosphate uridylyltransferase, whose product MPELRSLNSLIETITTDQAELRDRSLESLIEDATLNDLLQHIDQLDRFRRQEENLYQRVRALFFLSAIYRYHLPPRLDQSVSGSIPFEGYEHLLGRRFQEAIDEFLEVQSADGPSDSLASALAAAYHELGFQTLADQVRHSVRTVRGNQWMFRLGHVAEHPLRIRKELLPTQDSPHLSPVLKETTAVRMDVSHSAWSDIFFLGMDYPEGARVINVSVDLGVRGRDEKVRPPIETYLRVIDQPVFRLVSVDLNASVEVTTVAEMFDFARDYLGLLKAAVIAAGVVPPGLEGCGSDMASLLERVVGRGKGLELVSKINDIPKGSRLAVSTNLLGSLISNLMRATGQIQSLEGVLTETDRRLIAARAILGEWIGGSGGGWQDSGGVWPGIKLICGQVAGEGDPELGISRGRLMPDHEVLGEDHISTEARQKLQDSLVVVHGGMAQNVGPILEMVTEHYLVRGRDQWIGRQEAMTIYDEVVDALQQGDIRRLGSLTTKNFEGPLQTIIPWATNRFTDVMIQRCRQQYGDQFWGFWMLGGMSGGGMGFIFDPSIKQAAQDWLSQEMVTVKRELETALPFAMDPVVYDFQINDHGTFAELLPPQSAGLPQKYYALMMPKWLRKPLRELSPQTREELAGISRRCSDPSDHEANAALLLRSVLPSNSQAENEKNDAPPTNADSLAAILKRSGFDRAQHEQIRADMRAGKFGLAANRLSRDLKITDVTPAHVTDTRDGVDDRLAKLGSQAIADGQVGVITLAAGVGSRWTQGAGVCKALHPFHRLAGKHRSFLEIHLAKNRATTAQHGGVIPHVITTSWMTDEAIRTVLDRTQNYGHNGPVHVSSGRSVGLRMVPMVRDLHFLWEETAQQVLDQQQQKMRESARSAIANWAQQTGEGSDYTDNVAAQCVHPVGHWYEIPNLFRNGVLSQMLRDQPSLRYLMLHNIDTLGANVDPALFGLHIESGATLSYEVIPRRLEDRGGGLALVAGRPRLVEGLAMPDERIEFGLKFYNSMTTWIDIDALLDSFGLDRNSLNDASAVDSAVRQMAARLPTYITLKEVKKRWGHAQEDVFPVAQFEKLWGDMTTLPDIDSRFIVTPMRRGQQLKEPSQLDGWNRDGGSAYVNSLCKW is encoded by the coding sequence TTGAAACCATCACGACCGATCAAGCTGAACTGCGAGATCGCTCGCTGGAATCACTGATCGAGGACGCCACGCTCAACGACCTCCTCCAACACATCGATCAGCTCGATCGTTTTCGTCGCCAAGAAGAAAACTTGTACCAACGCGTTCGAGCGTTGTTCTTTTTGTCCGCGATCTATCGCTATCACCTGCCACCGCGTCTCGATCAATCGGTCTCCGGAAGCATCCCGTTCGAAGGCTACGAACACTTGCTCGGCCGACGTTTCCAAGAAGCCATCGACGAGTTCCTCGAGGTTCAATCCGCCGACGGCCCCAGCGACTCCTTGGCCAGCGCACTCGCGGCGGCGTATCACGAACTGGGTTTCCAAACACTCGCCGATCAAGTCCGCCACAGTGTCCGCACGGTTCGCGGCAACCAATGGATGTTCCGTTTGGGGCATGTTGCCGAGCATCCGCTGCGAATCCGCAAGGAACTGTTGCCGACCCAAGACAGCCCGCACCTTTCGCCGGTCTTGAAAGAAACCACCGCCGTGCGAATGGATGTCTCGCATTCCGCCTGGAGCGACATCTTCTTTCTGGGAATGGACTACCCCGAAGGCGCCCGAGTCATCAACGTTTCCGTCGACCTCGGTGTTCGCGGGCGGGACGAAAAGGTACGACCGCCAATCGAAACTTACTTGCGAGTGATTGATCAACCGGTGTTTCGATTGGTCAGCGTTGACCTCAACGCCAGTGTCGAAGTCACGACGGTCGCCGAGATGTTCGATTTCGCCAGGGACTACCTGGGACTGCTCAAAGCCGCCGTGATCGCCGCCGGTGTCGTCCCTCCGGGCTTGGAAGGCTGCGGATCCGACATGGCCTCACTGCTTGAACGAGTGGTCGGCCGCGGCAAAGGGCTGGAACTGGTTTCCAAAATCAATGACATCCCCAAAGGCTCACGACTCGCGGTGTCAACCAACCTGCTCGGTTCGCTGATCAGCAACCTGATGCGAGCAACCGGTCAAATCCAGTCGCTCGAAGGTGTGCTGACGGAAACCGATCGGCGTTTGATCGCCGCCCGCGCGATTCTGGGTGAATGGATCGGCGGCAGCGGTGGTGGTTGGCAAGATTCCGGCGGCGTGTGGCCTGGCATCAAACTCATCTGTGGGCAAGTGGCAGGCGAAGGCGACCCTGAATTGGGTATCAGCCGCGGGCGTCTGATGCCCGACCACGAGGTCCTCGGCGAAGACCACATCAGCACCGAAGCTCGCCAAAAACTGCAGGACTCGTTGGTCGTCGTGCACGGCGGCATGGCTCAGAACGTCGGCCCAATCCTCGAGATGGTCACCGAGCACTACCTCGTTCGTGGCCGCGACCAATGGATCGGCCGTCAAGAAGCAATGACGATCTACGACGAGGTGGTCGATGCACTGCAACAAGGTGACATCCGTCGTCTCGGATCACTGACGACCAAGAACTTCGAAGGCCCTCTGCAGACCATCATCCCCTGGGCGACCAACCGATTCACCGACGTGATGATCCAGCGTTGCCGTCAGCAATATGGTGATCAATTCTGGGGATTCTGGATGCTGGGCGGCATGTCCGGCGGCGGCATGGGATTCATCTTTGACCCCAGCATCAAACAAGCCGCCCAGGATTGGCTCAGCCAAGAGATGGTGACGGTCAAACGGGAATTGGAAACCGCGCTGCCGTTCGCCATGGATCCGGTTGTCTACGACTTTCAGATCAACGACCACGGCACATTCGCAGAATTACTGCCGCCCCAATCTGCGGGCCTGCCGCAAAAGTACTACGCCTTGATGATGCCCAAGTGGCTTCGCAAACCACTGCGTGAGCTATCCCCTCAAACCCGCGAAGAACTTGCGGGCATCTCACGACGCTGCAGCGATCCAAGCGATCACGAGGCCAATGCAGCGTTGCTGCTTCGAAGCGTTCTGCCATCGAACAGCCAAGCCGAAAACGAAAAGAACGATGCTCCGCCAACGAATGCTGATTCGCTTGCCGCAATCCTGAAACGGAGCGGCTTTGACCGGGCTCAACACGAGCAGATCCGGGCCGACATGCGAGCCGGAAAGTTTGGCTTGGCCGCCAACCGACTCTCTCGCGATCTCAAAATCACCGATGTCACACCAGCCCACGTCACTGACACTCGCGATGGCGTGGATGATCGCTTGGCCAAGCTTGGCTCCCAAGCCATCGCGGACGGGCAAGTCGGCGTCATCACGCTGGCGGCTGGTGTTGGCAGTCGCTGGACACAGGGCGCAGGGGTTTGCAAAGCCCTGCATCCCTTCCACCGGTTGGCGGGAAAGCACCGAAGCTTCCTCGAAATTCACTTGGCGAAGAACCGTGCCACCACCGCTCAGCACGGCGGCGTCATCCCCCACGTCATCACGACCAGCTGGATGACAGACGAAGCGATCCGCACCGTCTTGGATCGCACCCAGAACTACGGCCACAACGGCCCGGTGCATGTCTCCAGTGGGCGCAGCGTCGGGTTGCGAATGGTCCCCATGGTTCGAGACCTGCACTTCCTGTGGGAAGAAACCGCTCAACAGGTTCTCGACCAACAACAACAAAAGATGCGTGAAAGCGCCCGATCCGCGATTGCGAACTGGGCGCAGCAAACCGGAGAAGGCTCCGACTACACCGACAACGTCGCCGCACAGTGCGTGCACCCGGTCGGTCACTGGTACGAAATCCCCAACCTTTTCCGCAATGGCGTGCTCTCGCAGATGCTGCGTGATCAACCGTCGCTTCGGTATCTGATGTTGCACAACATCGACACTTTGGGTGCCAACGTGGACCCGGCACTGTTCGGCTTGCACATCGAGTCCGGAGCCACCCTCAGCTACGAAGTCATCCCGCGCCGCCTGGAAGATCGCGGCGGCGGACTGGCCCTCGTCGCAGGTCGGCCTCGATTGGTCGAAGGACTCGCGATGCCCGACGAACGAATCGAGTTTGGGCTGAAGTTCTACAACTCGATGACGACCTGGATCGACATCGACGCCCTGCTGGACTCCTTTGGCTTGGATCGAAATTCACTGAACGATGCGTCCGCAGTTGACTCTGCGGTCCGCCAAATGGCCGCTCGCTTGCCAACCTACATCACGCTCAAAGAAGTCAAGAAACGCTGGGGCCATGCACAGGAAGACGTGTTCCCGGTCGCACAGTTCGAAAAACTATGGGGCGACATGACGACGCTCCCAGACATCGACAGCCGATTCATCGTGACTCCCATGCGACGTGGCCAGCAGCTCAAAGAACCCAGCCAGCTCGATGGCTGGAACCGAGACGGAGGCTCTGCCTACGTCAACTCACTTTGCAAATGGTAA